DNA from Polycladomyces zharkentensis:
TTTCCGGTTTCCTCCAGCCCTTCCTCCAGCTCCTCGAGGGACTCCCAATCGCTATTCTCCAAAATATCCAAATGAGATTGCACCAATGTACGGAAACGGGCACGGTAAATCGTCGCTTTTTGCTTCAGGCCGACCAGCTCGCTGTGGATGGCGCGCGCTTTTTGCAACGCTTCGTTGATGATGCGGTCGGCATTTTTCTCCGCTTCCTGCACGATCAGCTCCGCTTCTTTCTTCGCGTTCAACCGCACTTCTTCCGCCACTTCCTGGGCAACGCGGATCGATTTGTGGATACTTTGCTCCATCGAGGTCAACGCGGCCGCGGACGGCTGTTGGTACATCGGTTCAGGTTGATAACGCGGTTGCGGCGGCTGCGGCGATTGCGACTGAGGAGCTTGGACCGGAGCCATGGATTGTTGTTCCATCAACCGCTCCAGTTCAGCCTGCAATTCTTCCACTTGTTCTTCCAGCTGTTGCTTTTCGCGGATCAGGAATTCGAAGTCTTTAATGATCTGATCCAAAAAATCGTTCACTTCGTCGACATCGTAACCACGGAAAGATCGGCTGAATTCCTTATTGTGTATATCATAAGGCGTAAGCGGCATAGTCCGCACCTCCTCAATAGATTGCTTCTCCTCTCTATTCGACAATACTAACAAAAATCCTCCCGGAAAGCTACCTCTACTTGTCACATTGAAGAAAAGTTTATTGTTAATAATGGGATTATTTGCATATGTTTATTTCATTTTCAGGACTTCGACCCAATACCTCCCTTTTTTTGTCCTCCCGTCTATTTTCCCCACAAGCAGGCGACCGAAACCCCGAAGCGAGATCATGTCCTGTTCGGCGACCGTCTCGGCCGGATTGTCAACGACCTTCCAATTCACCTTGCATTTGCCACTCTTGATCACTTGTGCCGCTTTGGAGCGGGAGAGGCGAAAACCTTCGGCGCACACGGCATCCACACGAAGCGATGCTACCGTGATGGACTGCGCAATCGCCTCGCGTTCCGGGATCACCAGCTCCTCCCGGCCGATCTCCTCGACGGATACCGTCTCTCTGCCGACACGGCTTAAATGCAATCGGATATAATCGGCCAATTCATCCGCTACGATCGCATGACAGCCTTCCGGATGCAGGAGCAGATCGCCCAATTTCTCACGCTTGATCCCCAATCCGAGCAGGGAACCCAATACGTCGGGGTGCTTCAGCTCTCTTCCCGAATGCGGACGAATGGCTAGAAAGGCCAAACCGGACGACAATTCTTCCGGTGGGAAATGAGCGGGAAGCACCCACATGCGACACCGTTCCGCTCCTTCATACCCTCCGTCGGACCACACCCCGATGTCTGGCTCCCGGTTGACCAAGGACCGAACGATAAACTGCTGGCGAGGGTCCAAAAATGGCGTCTGCACGGGTTGATACTTCTTCGCAGCCCGGTAAACCCAATCCAAGCCCCTCTCCACGAACGGTCGTTCCTCCGGTCTGAAATGAGCGAACAACGCTTCGCGCTTCATGTCAGCCAGCCGATCACCAAGCCCAGGATGTAGAGAACACCGTACTCCATGAAATGGAGCGCAATCAGGGCCACAATCGGGGAGATGTCCAACATGCCGAAAGGAGGGATCAAATTCCTGAAAATGGACAGGTACGGCTCCACCAACCGCGCCAAAAAATAAGCGATTGGTGTCTCTCTCGCTTGGGGGACCCACGAGAGCAAAATATAAATGATAATCAGGATATTGTAAAGGTAAAAACCCCAATGAACCAACTCATACACTGCGCTCATTCGTTCACCTCAGCAATTCTTTGGCGTCATCGGACATCAGATCCGATATGGTTCCCTGCACATCTACATTGGCCGGTGTGCACATAAAGATATTGGGACCCAATTTTTGAATGTTGCCGCCCAGTGCATACACCGTTCCGCTTAAAAAGTCCACAATCCGAACTGCTTGTTCCTTGTCCACGCGTTGCAGGTTGACGACGACCGGGCGATGGCTTTTGATGTTGTCGGCGATTTCTTGAGCATCGTCGTAGGTGCGGGGTTCGATCAGCATCACACGGATGTTTTTCTGGGTGTGCAACGATACCACATGCCCGCTACGTCCTTTGGTCGATACCGACTCGGTATCCTCCCCATGGTATTCCACCACGTCATCCTCTGTGATCCCGAAAAAGTTCATCACCCGTTGGATGAAACTCAATCAAAATCGCCTCCTCACCGGCCGTCTTACTTTTGCCTCCCCACCAACACCGACCCCAGACGCAGGAATGTTGCGCCTTCCTCAACGGCGATGGGATAGTCTTGCGACATGCCCATGGACAAATGCGGAACATGCAATCGGGTATCCCCCAGTTTTTGCAATTCGACCTGCAGCTGTTTCAAACGCCGGAAAAACGGACGAACTTCCTCCGGTTGATCCGTTTTGGGCGCCATCGTCATCAATCCTACGACTTGAATACGCGGACATGTCTCCACCACTTCGCGGGCGAAATCCGTCAACTCTGCCGGCGCGATGCCGTGTTTGCTCTCTTCACCGGACACATTGACCTGGATGAAGCACTTCACCTGCTTGTCCGCTTTTTCCGCGCGGGACTGGATCTCCTTCGCCAGCGAATATCGGTCGAGTGAATGAATATATGTAAATCGATTGATGACGTCCTTCACCTTGTTCCGCTGCAGGTGACCGATGAAGTGCCACACTCCCCGGCCTTCAAGCGCTTCGAATTTGGGTACGGCTTCCTGCGCCCGGCTTTCGCCAATGTCTTCGATTCCCGCATCCAATACTGCGCGGGTGGTTTCCAAATCCACATATTTGGTGACCGCGACCACACGCACTTCGTTGGGGTTACGGCCGACCCGGGCACAAGCGTCAGCAATGGTTTTCCTGATCTGTTCCCAACGTTGCCGCAGTTCGTCCATCAGCCATCTCCCCTGTTCCGTTTCACGATCCATGCTACCATGCGTCCTGTTTTTCCTTTATCACGCCGGTATGAAAAAAAATATTCGGGATGACAGCTGGTGCACCAATGCGTCAATTCCACATGTTCCGGACGAATCCCTTCCAAAATCAGCATTTCCCGATTGGCCAATCGCAAATCCAACTTCCATTTTCCGGGTTGGATCGACTTCAAGATTTCATTGGACGCGGATGGCAAAACTTCCTGCAAAGCGCCGGCCACCCGATCGTCCACTTCATAACAGCATCCCCCGATCGACGGCGCAATTGCTGCGCGGATGCGTCCGACATCGGCTCCCATCTGTACCATGCGACGCACCATCTTCGGGCCGATCCCGCCCACTGTACCGCGCCATCCCGCATGGGCAATGCCGATCACGTCCACATCGGGGCTGTAGAAAATCAGTGGTACACAGTCTGCATAAAAAGAAGTCAACCAAACACCGGATGCTCTGGTCACCAAACCGTCCGTATCAGCAAAGGCCGTTCGGCGGGAATCGCTCCCACGTCCCCGATCCTCTGCACGAACTTCCCGGATATCCGTGCCATGAACCTGTTCACCGCAGGTCCACCATGCAAAAGGCAGATTCAACGCCTTCGCCAACGATTTTCGGTTGGCGATGACACGATCGGGATCATCCCCCACGTGAAGAGCGTAATTTTTCCCGCCTCCTCTGGCGCTCATCCCTACCGACAGATGAGGGAATTCCTTTTCCCACTTTGAAAGGAAAAAACAGGGGGCGCCAGCACCATCATGAAACTGAAATGGTTCCATTCGCTCCCCTCCTTCCATCATATTACCACATTTCGGTGACGAGACAAAGAGACACTTATCAGTCAATCCTCAGGAGAAGGAGGTAAAAACGGCGGCTGTGAGGAAGAGTGATTGTCGTAATATTCGTAGGATGATGTTGTTGAATGCAATCGCACCAAAATGACGTCTGTTCCGATTTTCACGATTTGCCGCCATGGAATGACCCACTCTTTCCCCCCGGAAAAAAGACCGAACAGCCGGTTTTCTGCCGGCACCACAATCGCCTTGATCTGACCCATTTTCAAATCGATCTCCACATCGTGGATTTGCCCCAGTTTTTGTCCGTCCTGAACGTTGACCACATCTTTGGCCTGCAACTCGGAAATTTTGATCACGGGGTGATCCCCCTTCATCACAAAAGTCATCGTTACTTTATGTATATGAGACAGGTAGGCAAAATGTACAGAGGTGTGTTTGCTTTTGACATCTTCCGGGGCGGGGCCGGTGAATACAGTCCAAATTGCTACGCTCCACCTGCGCCCTGCAGGAAAGCGGATGATCCTCACCGACCCGAGCAGCGAAGGACGCGGGCCAATCAGCTTTCGCCTTGAGAAAATTGCCCGCGTTTTCCATTCTGCGCTTTCCGGGTCTTTGTTCAGTCAAGGCCTTGATCTTCGCATGTCCGGGAAATCGTTGCTCCCTTACGGAATGACCAGACACCCCCCAGTCGCAACAAAAAACCGCCCGAAAAAGGACGGTCAGTGATTCACTGGATAAATTTTTGCATCTGATGAATGGCAGCTTTTTCCAGACGAGAGACCTGTGCTTGGGAAATTCCGATCTCATCGGCCACTTCCATCTGGGTTTTCCCCTCAAAAAAACGCATGGACAAAATCAATTTTTCCCGTTCATTCAATTTGTTCATCGCTTCCCGAAGGGCGATCTCCTCCACCCATTTGAAATCCTTTTCCTTGTCATCGCTCAGCTGATCCATCACATAGATTGGGTCCCCGCCGTCCTGATAAATGGGTTCAAACAATGACACCGGGTCCTGAATCGCATCGAGCGCAAATACCACATCTTCCTTGGGTACGTTCAGTTCTTCCGCAATTTCCTGGACAGTCGGTTCACGGGAATGCCGGTTGGTGAGCGTATCTCTCACCTGCAGCGCTTTGAACGCGATATCCCGGAGAGAGCGCGACACGCGGATGGGATTGTTGTCCCGCAGGTAGCGGCGAATCTCACCGATGATCATCGGAACGGCGTATGTGGAAAACTTGACATTTTGTCCGAGATCGAAATTGTCAATGGCCTTCATCATGCCGATGCAACCGACCTGAAACAGATCATCCACATTTTCTCCCCGGTTGTTGAATCGTTGGATCACACTGAGCACCAAACGGAGATTGCCGTTGACCAACTTCTCCCTGGCGGATCGATCCCCAGCCTGTAACTGCCGAAACAGTACACGCATCTCCTGGTTGGTTAATACCGGTAGTTTGGATGTATCCACTCCGCAGATTTCTACCTTGTTCCGCGCCATGGGGTCCCCTCCTCAGGAAGCATGTATGAACAGTATCTCCTGAGGAGGCTTTTTTATAATCGACCCATCTTTGGCGCATATTTCAAATCATTTTATTAAATTCCTTTCGCAGCCGCTTGATGATCCTTTTTTCCAGCCGCGAAATGTAAGATTGCGAGATGCCCAAAAGATCGGCCACGTCCTTTTGCGTTTTCTCCTCTCCTCCATTGAGTCCAAAGCGGAGTTCCATGATCGTCCGTTCCCGCTCGGACAACTTGGCCAAGGCGGCGCGCAGGATTTTCCGGTCCACTTGTTCCTCAATGTTTCGGTAGATTGTGTCATTCTCCGTTCCCATCACATCCGACAACAGCAACTCATTGCCGTCCCAGTCCGTATTCAAGGGTTCGTCAAAGGAGACTTCCGAACGGATCTTGTTGTTGCGCCGCAAAAACATGAGAATCTCGTTTTCAATGCATCGCGAGGCATAGGTGGCCAGTTTGATCTTTTTTCCCGGATCGAATGTGTTGACTGCCTTGATCAACCCGATGGTGCCGATGGATACCAGATCTTCAATATGAATGCCCGTGTTTTCAAATTTGCGAGCAATGTAAACCACCAAACGGAGATTCCGCTCGATCAGCATGGCGCGCACGGCGGCATCTCCCCCTG
Protein-coding regions in this window:
- a CDS encoding DivIVA domain-containing protein, with translation MPLTPYDIHNKEFSRSFRGYDVDEVNDFLDQIIKDFEFLIREKQQLEEQVEELQAELERLMEQQSMAPVQAPQSQSPQPPQPRYQPEPMYQQPSAAALTSMEQSIHKSIRVAQEVAEEVRLNAKKEAELIVQEAEKNADRIINEALQKARAIHSELVGLKQKATIYRARFRTLVQSHLDILENSDWESLEELEEGLEETGKQLEQLAQPSEPEMEEDLHHDFDDYHHGHHEEYQDPMDQPEPSYQLEEEDEPRRELRRTSRKLKKKAMF
- a CDS encoding YlmH family RNA-binding protein; the protein is MKREALFAHFRPEERPFVERGLDWVYRAAKKYQPVQTPFLDPRQQFIVRSLVNREPDIGVWSDGGYEGAERCRMWVLPAHFPPEELSSGLAFLAIRPHSGRELKHPDVLGSLLGLGIKREKLGDLLLHPEGCHAIVADELADYIRLHLSRVGRETVSVEEIGREELVIPEREAIAQSITVASLRVDAVCAEGFRLSRSKAAQVIKSGKCKVNWKVVDNPAETVAEQDMISLRGFGRLLVGKIDGRTKKGRYWVEVLKMK
- a CDS encoding YggT family protein translates to MSAVYELVHWGFYLYNILIIIYILLSWVPQARETPIAYFLARLVEPYLSIFRNLIPPFGMLDISPIVALIALHFMEYGVLYILGLVIGWLT
- a CDS encoding cell division protein SepF, which encodes MSFIQRVMNFFGITEDDVVEYHGEDTESVSTKGRSGHVVSLHTQKNIRVMLIEPRTYDDAQEIADNIKSHRPVVVNLQRVDKEQAVRIVDFLSGTVYALGGNIQKLGPNIFMCTPANVDVQGTISDLMSDDAKELLR
- a CDS encoding YggS family pyridoxal phosphate-dependent enzyme — its product is MDRETEQGRWLMDELRQRWEQIRKTIADACARVGRNPNEVRVVAVTKYVDLETTRAVLDAGIEDIGESRAQEAVPKFEALEGRGVWHFIGHLQRNKVKDVINRFTYIHSLDRYSLAKEIQSRAEKADKQVKCFIQVNVSGEESKHGIAPAELTDFAREVVETCPRIQVVGLMTMAPKTDQPEEVRPFFRRLKQLQVELQKLGDTRLHVPHLSMGMSQDYPIAVEEGATFLRLGSVLVGRQK
- the pgeF gene encoding peptidoglycan editing factor PgeF — encoded protein: MEPFQFHDGAGAPCFFLSKWEKEFPHLSVGMSARGGGKNYALHVGDDPDRVIANRKSLAKALNLPFAWWTCGEQVHGTDIREVRAEDRGRGSDSRRTAFADTDGLVTRASGVWLTSFYADCVPLIFYSPDVDVIGIAHAGWRGTVGGIGPKMVRRMVQMGADVGRIRAAIAPSIGGCCYEVDDRVAGALQEVLPSASNEILKSIQPGKWKLDLRLANREMLILEGIRPEHVELTHWCTSCHPEYFFSYRRDKGKTGRMVAWIVKRNRGDG
- a CDS encoding YlmC/YmxH family sporulation protein; translated protein: MIKISELQAKDVVNVQDGQKLGQIHDVEIDLKMGQIKAIVVPAENRLFGLFSGGKEWVIPWRQIVKIGTDVILVRLHSTTSSYEYYDNHSSSQPPFLPPSPED
- the sigG gene encoding RNA polymerase sporulation sigma factor SigG translates to MARNKVEICGVDTSKLPVLTNQEMRVLFRQLQAGDRSAREKLVNGNLRLVLSVIQRFNNRGENVDDLFQVGCIGMMKAIDNFDLGQNVKFSTYAVPMIIGEIRRYLRDNNPIRVSRSLRDIAFKALQVRDTLTNRHSREPTVQEIAEELNVPKEDVVFALDAIQDPVSLFEPIYQDGGDPIYVMDQLSDDKEKDFKWVEEIALREAMNKLNEREKLILSMRFFEGKTQMEVADEIGISQAQVSRLEKAAIHQMQKFIQ
- the sigE gene encoding RNA polymerase sporulation sigma factor SigE; amino-acid sequence: MTGERYRRWVKWKLVLQLFWYRLLMQLGLKGEEVYYIGGSEALPPPLSREEEEHLLERLPGGDAAVRAMLIERNLRLVVYIARKFENTGIHIEDLVSIGTIGLIKAVNTFDPGKKIKLATYASRCIENEILMFLRRNNKIRSEVSFDEPLNTDWDGNELLLSDVMGTENDTIYRNIEEQVDRKILRAALAKLSERERTIMELRFGLNGGEEKTQKDVADLLGISQSYISRLEKRIIKRLRKEFNKMI